ACAGATTGCCCTGCCGCCGGCCGATGATGCGGAAGCGCGCACCGCCTACGAGCGGTTCAGGGATGCCTTTCCGGGCTTCGCCCCGCGGGCATATCTGGGAGTGTGACGGGCCATGAACACGCAAATGACGACGCTATTTGACGGGGAGCTGCTGGAAGAGGACGTGGAACTGAGCCTCGCCGAACTGAGCATGGCCTGCCACCTGCCGGCCGAGACGGTGCTGGAGATGGTCGAATATGGCCTGATCGAGCCGTTGGGGCGTGATCCGGCGGGTTGGCGTTTCAGCGGCCTGAGTGTGCAGCGGGTGCGTTGCGCCCAGCGTCTGCGTGCCGACCTGGGCGTCAATCTCGCCGGGGCGGCGCTGGCGCTCGACCTGCTCGAGGAGATCGAGCGCCTGCGCGGCCGGCTGCGTCGCCTGGGGGCCGAGTGAACGGGGCGACACCGGGCATCGACCCGCTGGTCTGGGAGGAACACGCCTGGCGCAATCGCCTGCAGTCGCTGTTCCTGCTCGCGGCGATGGGTGGTTTCATGGCCCTGCTGGGCTGGCTGCTGTGGGGCGAGAGCGGGGTCTGGATGATGCTGTTCACTACGGCGCTCGGTGTGGTCTTCAATCCCGGCATCTCGCCGCGCTGGGTGATGCGCCTGTACGGTGCTCGCCCCCTGCGGCGCGAGCAGGCGCCCGAGCTGTTCGATACCGTCGAGCAACTGGCACGGCGCGCCGGGCTCGAACGCCCCCCCGAACTGTACTGGGTGCCCAGCAGCATGCTTAACGCCTTTGCCGTGGGGACCCCGGCGCATTCCGCGGTCGCCGTCACCGACGGACTGTTGCGCAATCTCGACCTGCGCGAGTTGACAGGGGTGCTGGCGCACGAGATCAGCCACGTCCGCAACCGCGACCTCTGGGTGATGGGGCTGGCCGATCTGTTCAGCCGCGCCCACCAGCACTCTGTCGCTGTTTGGCCAGTTCCTGCTGCTGGCCAACCTGCCGCTGATCCTGCTCGGCGGTGCGGTCATCAGCTGGTCGGCCATCCTGCTGCTGGTGTTCGCGCCCACGCTCAGCGGCCTGGCGCAACTGGCGCTGTCTCGCACTCGCGAGTACGACGCCGATCTGAATGCCGCGCGGCTGACCGGCGATCCCGACGGTCTGGCCAGCGCGCTGGCCAAGATCGAGCGCGTCCAGGGCAGCTGGCTGGAGCGTATCTTCCTGCCCGGTCGCCGGGTGCCCGAACCCTCCCTGCTGCGTACCCACCCCGAGACCGCCGACCGCATCGCGCGGCTCATGGAACTCAAGCAACGCATGGGGTCGACCGTTTCTCTCGCCGACCTGCCTGGTGGCGTCCTGCACCTGCATGGTCTCGGCGGTCTGGTCCGCCGGCGCCCCGGCTGGCACCTGAGCGGCCTCTGGCACTGATTGTTTCTCACCACAGAGGGCACAGAGCGGGTGGGGCAGGCGTGGAAACGGCGTCGGTTCCACATGATTGGCTGGTCATGGCGCCCGCGCCACGGGCAACCGGGGAAAAGTCTTGATCCTTCGATTCGATAAATCGCTAAAAGCTATCGACCATTTAGTAATATTTGATTTCCATAATTGATAGCTAAACGTGGATAGCTAAACGTGATAATCCTCCTGTCGTCGATAGCAATCAACCCAAAGACAGGAGAAAGACCATGCAGAATCGTGAAGGACAAACCGTACCCAGCGTCGTCTTCCACACCCGCGAGAACGGGGAGTGGAAGGACATCCACAGTGACGAGATCTTCAAGGGCCGCACCGTGGTGCTGTTCGCCTTGCCAGGCGCGTTCACGCCCACCTGCTCCTCGGGCCACCTGCCACGTTACAACGAGCTGGCACCGGTGTTCCGGGAGAACGGGGTGGACGAGATCGTCTGCCTGTCGGTCAACGATGCCTTCGTCATGGAGGCCTGGAAGAAGGACCTGGAAGCCGAGAACGTCACCCTGATCCCCGACGGCAACGGCGAGTTCACCGCTGGCATGGGCATGCTGGTGGACAAGTCCGATCTCGGCTTCGGCAAGCGCAGTTGGCGTTACGCCATGCTGGTGCGTGACGGGGTGATCGAGAAGATGTTGATCGAGCCGGACGTGCCGGGCGACCCCTTCGAGATCTCGGATGCCGACACCATGCTGAACTACATCAACCCGAACGCACGCAAGCCGCGGCCGATCAGCCTGATGACCAAGCCCGGCTGCCCCTTCTGCGCCCGTGCCAAGGCGATGCTCAAGGAGCGCGGCATGCCCTACGAGGAGATCGTGCTCGGCCGCGACGCCACCATCCGCTCGGTGCGCGCCATCACCGGCCGCGAGACGGTGCCCCAGATGTTCGTCGATGGTCACTACATCGGGGGCTCCGAGGAACTCGAGGCCTGGCTGGCCGAACAGGCATCGCAGGCCGCCTGAAGCACCTTTCAGCCGTCCATTCGTGGATGCGCAATCCTGGAACCGAACGATCCCGTGCTTCCTCCCTGCTTGCGGGGAGGGCCAGGGAGGGCAAGGAGAACACCATGAACCGACATTTCGATCTCATCGCCATCGGCGGCGGCGGCAGCGGCGGGCTGGCCGTGGCCGAGCGCGCCGCCCAGCTCGGCCGCCGGGTGGCGGTCGTGGAGGCGGCCGAGATGGGGGGCACCTGCGTGAACGCCGGCTGCGTGCCCAAGAAGATCATGTGGTATGCCGCGCAGCTCGCGCACGCGGTGGACGATGCGCCCGGCTTCGGCATCCCCGCCTCGCGTGGGACCACCGACTGGCTCACCCTGGTGGGCGCGCGTGAGCGCTACGTGGCCGACATCCGCCGCTACTGGAACGGCTACGTGGGCGAGTCCGGCATCACCCGCATCGACGGCCGG
The sequence above is a segment of the endosymbiont of unidentified scaly snail isolate Monju genome. Coding sequences within it:
- a CDS encoding chaperone modulator CbpM, whose translation is MNTQMTTLFDGELLEEDVELSLAELSMACHLPAETVLEMVEYGLIEPLGRDPAGWRFSGLSVQRVRCAQRLRADLGVNLAGAALALDLLEEIERLRGRLRRLGAE
- a CDS encoding glutathione peroxidase encodes the protein MQNREGQTVPSVVFHTRENGEWKDIHSDEIFKGRTVVLFALPGAFTPTCSSGHLPRYNELAPVFRENGVDEIVCLSVNDAFVMEAWKKDLEAENVTLIPDGNGEFTAGMGMLVDKSDLGFGKRSWRYAMLVRDGVIEKMLIEPDVPGDPFEISDADTMLNYINPNARKPRPISLMTKPGCPFCARAKAMLKERGMPYEEIVLGRDATIRSVRAITGRETVPQMFVDGHYIGGSEELEAWLAEQASQAA